A part of Gramella sp. MAR_2010_147 genomic DNA contains:
- a CDS encoding TldD/PmbA family protein, which produces MAIYTKEEARKLMEKALSFSTADSCEINMGGSESGNIRYARNTVTTAGHRSNQTLAVTSSFGKKSGTATIDEFDDESLEKVIKRAEELAKLSPENPEFMEPLGPQNYQESKSFIESTANVQPAYRAKVAASSIEPASAKDVTAAGFLQDSAGFSAKMNSNGLFAYNQSTNVDFTVTMRTNDGTGSGWVTRDYNDISKFNPDEAAKVAIDKAVMSREAKAIEPGKYTVILEPAASVDLLGNMAGSFNARTADEGRSFMSKDGGTKMGQKIVDERVNIWSDPLHPEVPTSTWNGDGLPLKKMKWIEDGVVKNLAYSRFWAKEKGVDPVPFPSNFIMEGGDASREELIKSTKKGILVTRLWYIRGVDPQTLLYTGLTRDGTFYIENGEIKYPVKNFRFNESPIIMLNNLEELGEQVRIDGNLIPYMKIRDFTFTSLSDAV; this is translated from the coding sequence ATGGCAATATATACAAAAGAAGAAGCAAGAAAACTGATGGAAAAAGCCCTGAGCTTTTCTACCGCAGATTCTTGTGAAATCAATATGGGTGGAAGCGAGAGCGGTAATATTCGCTACGCCAGAAATACTGTAACCACAGCAGGCCACCGGTCTAACCAGACTCTAGCGGTAACTTCCAGTTTTGGTAAAAAATCTGGAACTGCTACTATAGATGAGTTTGACGATGAATCATTGGAAAAAGTGATTAAACGAGCGGAAGAACTGGCAAAATTATCACCGGAGAATCCGGAATTTATGGAGCCGCTTGGACCTCAGAACTATCAGGAATCAAAAAGTTTTATTGAAAGTACAGCGAATGTTCAACCGGCATATCGGGCCAAAGTTGCGGCAAGTAGTATAGAACCAGCTTCGGCAAAAGATGTTACTGCAGCAGGGTTTTTACAGGATTCAGCAGGCTTTAGTGCAAAAATGAATTCAAACGGATTGTTCGCTTATAATCAGTCTACCAATGTAGATTTTACAGTTACGATGCGTACCAACGATGGTACTGGATCTGGCTGGGTGACCAGGGATTACAATGATATCTCAAAATTTAATCCTGATGAAGCGGCGAAAGTGGCGATAGATAAGGCAGTAATGTCACGCGAAGCAAAAGCTATAGAACCGGGAAAATATACGGTTATTCTGGAGCCTGCTGCGTCTGTAGATTTACTGGGAAATATGGCAGGATCATTTAACGCTCGTACGGCAGATGAAGGACGTAGTTTTATGTCTAAAGATGGTGGCACCAAGATGGGACAGAAGATCGTTGATGAACGCGTAAATATATGGTCAGATCCATTACATCCGGAAGTTCCAACTTCTACCTGGAATGGTGATGGTTTGCCTCTAAAGAAAATGAAATGGATTGAGGATGGAGTGGTCAAAAACCTTGCTTATAGCCGTTTTTGGGCAAAGGAAAAAGGAGTAGACCCTGTGCCGTTTCCAAGTAATTTTATCATGGAAGGTGGGGATGCTTCAAGAGAAGAACTTATTAAAAGCACTAAAAAAGGAATTTTAGTGACCAGGCTTTGGTACATACGTGGTGTAGATCCTCAAACTTTACTTTATACAGGTCTTACCAGGGATGGAACTTTTTATATTGAAAACGGGGAGATTAAATATCCCGTTAAAAATTTCAGATTTAATGAAAGTCCGATAATTATGCTGAACAATTTAGAAGAATTGGGAGAGCAGGTTCGTATTGACGGAAATTTAATTCCGTATATGAAGATCAGGGACTTTACATTTACCAGCTTGTCTGATGCTGTTTAG
- a CDS encoding DUF4159 domain-containing protein codes for MSNEFFFTRLQYESGDWDVDQRMPSNLLNSLVEYTTLRIDKQENIVPLASDEIFSCPFCYISGHKLVQFTKKEKENFKKYVENGGFVFADDCNHDIDGLFAKSFERQMEEIFGFSALKKIPNNHELYSIFFEFEDGPPTTSQELNGWGDDLVHDYLKAIEMNGRIGVLYSNKDYGCEWDYDFRNKRWYKIDNTRFGVNIVMYALTS; via the coding sequence GTGAGCAATGAGTTTTTCTTTACCAGGCTGCAATATGAGTCGGGAGATTGGGACGTAGATCAGCGAATGCCTTCTAATTTGCTTAATTCCCTGGTAGAATATACTACGCTGAGAATTGATAAACAGGAAAATATTGTTCCCCTGGCGAGTGATGAAATATTCAGTTGTCCCTTTTGCTATATTTCAGGTCATAAACTGGTGCAGTTTACCAAAAAAGAGAAAGAAAACTTCAAAAAATATGTGGAAAATGGCGGATTCGTTTTTGCAGATGACTGCAATCATGATATTGATGGGTTATTTGCTAAATCTTTTGAGCGACAGATGGAGGAGATTTTTGGCTTTTCAGCATTAAAAAAGATTCCCAATAATCACGAATTATATTCTATATTTTTTGAATTTGAAGATGGTCCGCCTACTACTTCACAAGAGCTAAATGGCTGGGGAGACGACCTGGTGCATGATTATTTAAAGGCCATAGAGATGAATGGAAGGATTGGCGTTTTATATAGCAATAAAGATTATGGCTGCGAGTGGGATTACGATTTCCGGAACAAGCGCTGGTATAAAATAGATAATACACGGTTTGGGGTTAATATAGTGATGTATGCCTTAACCTCATAA
- a CDS encoding MoxR family ATPase, producing the protein MEKDLEILEREVESLTGKLKDLKQEIGKVIIGQDETVEQLIIAFLAGGHILLEGVPGLAKTLMIRTLSQAIDLKFRRIQFTPDLMPSDIIGTEILEEDHSTGKKFFKFNKGPIFANIILADEINRTPPKTQAALLEAMQEFEVTYSGQTYKLDRPFFLLATQNPIEQSGTFPLPEAQQDRFLSYIKIGYPSEHEETDILMQTTGIKSEKVNPVLNGDEILRLQELVREVPISEDLVKTVSKLVRSTRPETTSNDYVKEWVNWGAGPRAGQAMILTAKARALVYGRLAVTLEDLKHVALPVLRHRTIVNFKAEAEGITSDDVTRHLLKSITNS; encoded by the coding sequence ATGGAGAAAGACCTGGAAATTTTGGAACGGGAGGTAGAAAGCCTTACCGGGAAACTTAAGGATTTAAAGCAGGAAATTGGTAAAGTAATTATCGGTCAGGATGAAACGGTAGAACAACTAATAATAGCTTTTCTGGCAGGTGGACATATCTTGCTGGAAGGCGTTCCGGGACTGGCAAAAACGCTGATGATCCGAACCCTTTCACAGGCAATAGATCTCAAATTCAGAAGGATTCAGTTTACGCCAGATTTGATGCCATCAGACATTATTGGAACTGAAATTCTGGAAGAAGACCATAGTACGGGAAAGAAATTTTTCAAATTTAATAAAGGACCCATTTTCGCTAATATTATCCTTGCAGACGAAATTAACCGTACCCCACCTAAAACTCAGGCGGCTCTATTGGAAGCCATGCAGGAATTTGAAGTGACTTATTCCGGGCAGACCTATAAACTGGACAGGCCTTTCTTTCTGCTTGCCACACAAAACCCAATTGAACAATCGGGAACTTTCCCCTTGCCGGAAGCACAGCAGGACCGGTTCTTATCGTATATAAAGATCGGTTATCCTTCTGAACATGAGGAAACCGATATCTTAATGCAAACTACCGGAATTAAGTCGGAAAAAGTAAATCCTGTCCTTAATGGGGATGAAATCCTGCGGTTACAGGAACTTGTTCGGGAAGTGCCTATTAGCGAGGATCTGGTAAAAACTGTTAGTAAACTGGTACGCTCCACCAGGCCGGAAACTACCAGTAACGATTATGTGAAAGAATGGGTGAACTGGGGTGCAGGTCCTCGAGCCGGACAGGCCATGATCCTTACGGCAAAAGCACGGGCTTTAGTTTACGGCAGGCTTGCGGTCACTTTGGAAGATTTAAAGCATGTAGCTTTACCGGTTTTACGACACCGTACCATAGTGAATTTTAAAGCCGAAGCAGAAGGAATTACTTCAGATGACGTCACCAGACATCTTTTAAAATCGATTACTAACTCATAG
- a CDS encoding DUF58 domain-containing protein: MKTEYQQLLKPEVINSVSGLSLIARVIVDGYLHGQNHSRRVGAGMEFSQYRGYEPGDDLRRLDWKMLARSGRYYIKQSEIETNITVKFIVDSSKSMLHEEDGISKMDYVKVLVASLSHLCQNQGDAIGLFALNDQNLRSVFPKVQKQHFNRLLLELINIKTEGKWPEDPSIIEKIHARGEKELIILISDMYERGAEITNLIKKLKTSRNEVVLFQIIGKSEMDFDYKGSLTFEDLETGQKIKIDAAKAKQEYLEALRNKISAVKDELLASDISYHLFRMDENIGQVLQTFLKKRNRLV, translated from the coding sequence GTGAAAACGGAATATCAGCAATTATTAAAGCCAGAAGTGATAAATAGTGTTTCGGGATTGTCACTAATTGCCCGGGTAATTGTAGATGGATATTTACACGGGCAGAATCACAGCAGACGGGTAGGAGCGGGAATGGAATTTAGCCAGTACCGTGGATACGAACCCGGCGATGATTTACGGCGATTAGACTGGAAAATGCTCGCCCGTTCCGGAAGATATTATATAAAACAGTCTGAAATTGAAACCAATATCACGGTAAAATTTATAGTAGATTCTAGTAAATCCATGCTTCATGAGGAAGATGGAATTTCTAAAATGGATTATGTGAAAGTCCTAGTAGCTTCTTTGTCTCATTTATGCCAGAACCAGGGAGATGCGATAGGGTTATTTGCGTTGAACGATCAAAATTTGAGAAGTGTTTTTCCAAAAGTTCAGAAGCAACATTTTAATCGACTTTTACTGGAGCTAATCAATATTAAAACCGAAGGAAAATGGCCAGAAGATCCTTCCATAATTGAAAAAATTCACGCCAGAGGTGAGAAGGAACTAATTATTCTTATTTCTGATATGTATGAAAGAGGAGCTGAAATAACAAATTTGATCAAGAAGCTGAAAACTTCCCGAAACGAAGTGGTTCTATTTCAGATTATTGGAAAAAGCGAAATGGATTTTGATTATAAAGGCAGTCTTACTTTTGAAGATTTGGAAACCGGACAAAAAATTAAAATAGATGCTGCGAAAGCGAAGCAGGAATACTTGGAAGCACTCAGAAATAAGATCAGTGCTGTTAAAGATGAATTGCTGGCCAGTGATATAAGTTATCATCTTTTTAGGATGGATGAAAATATTGGTCAGGTGTTGCAGACATTTTTAAAGAAAAGGAATAGGTTAGTTTAA
- a CDS encoding BatA domain-containing protein — protein MVFLNPTYLWALLGLAVPIAIHLWSKKESRTIKMGSIQFFKESDPKKTSSISINEWWLLVLRILIIGILACILAEPALQKKKSKNAVVYLIEPSIALDADFKDLVDSLDLDHDLRLLQKGFPDLEREDLDSANNTTPDYWQLSNQMEKLSADSIVVFTRALVAGIKGKRPEINKKINLIIVNSENSKSVPVEARRKENGVQLISMLSDDKHIKFEKEIVSENDSRFEINNEVDSVEVTGANENHRLALKEEIEINVQLFYSDSLTKEAHYIESAFSAISKYLDADIKLSKTRNRDSLKIKEGNPLIWLSDESPVKSSGSLLIYRPDSLANALIEPGAYKNSFYLTSPINAENIVEKHLAEKLIGFLDLHKGIDQQVQKNDTRVMDRVAFLPIENLAKIEKNQPVTTSVSYWFWIILAILLIGERALAAYRKQ, from the coding sequence ATGGTTTTTCTCAACCCTACATATTTATGGGCATTATTAGGGCTTGCCGTCCCCATCGCCATCCATTTATGGAGTAAAAAAGAGAGTAGGACCATTAAAATGGGGAGTATTCAGTTTTTTAAGGAATCAGATCCTAAAAAAACAAGCTCCATCAGCATCAATGAATGGTGGTTGTTAGTGCTCAGAATACTAATAATTGGCATTTTAGCATGTATTCTTGCTGAACCAGCTTTACAGAAGAAAAAGAGTAAAAATGCGGTTGTCTATCTTATAGAACCATCCATAGCTTTGGATGCAGATTTTAAAGATCTGGTAGATTCTCTGGATTTGGATCACGACTTAAGATTACTTCAAAAAGGATTTCCAGACCTGGAAAGAGAAGATTTGGATTCAGCCAATAATACAACTCCTGATTACTGGCAACTGTCTAATCAAATGGAAAAATTATCGGCAGATAGTATTGTTGTCTTTACCCGAGCATTGGTTGCCGGAATTAAAGGCAAGCGACCAGAGATTAATAAAAAAATCAACTTGATCATTGTAAACTCGGAAAATTCGAAATCCGTACCTGTGGAAGCCAGGAGAAAAGAAAATGGAGTTCAGTTAATTTCAATGTTGAGTGATGATAAGCATATAAAATTTGAAAAAGAAATTGTTTCTGAAAACGACTCCAGGTTCGAAATAAATAATGAAGTAGATAGTGTAGAAGTAACAGGAGCCAATGAAAATCATCGTTTAGCTTTGAAAGAGGAAATCGAGATCAATGTCCAGTTATTTTATTCGGATAGTCTGACTAAGGAAGCACATTATATCGAAAGTGCATTTTCGGCAATTTCAAAATATTTAGATGCTGACATCAAACTTTCGAAGACCAGAAACAGAGACAGTTTAAAGATTAAGGAAGGCAATCCTCTTATCTGGTTGAGCGACGAATCACCAGTAAAAAGCTCCGGATCCTTACTTATTTACCGGCCAGACAGTCTGGCGAATGCATTGATTGAACCCGGAGCATACAAAAATTCATTTTATCTAACCAGCCCTATAAACGCTGAAAATATCGTAGAAAAGCATCTGGCAGAAAAACTGATTGGTTTTCTTGATCTGCACAAAGGAATAGATCAACAGGTTCAAAAGAACGATACCCGCGTAATGGACAGGGTAGCTTTTTTACCGATAGAGAACTTAGCGAAAATTGAAAAAAATCAACCGGTTACAACC